A part of Thalassophryne amazonica chromosome 3, fThaAma1.1, whole genome shotgun sequence genomic DNA contains:
- the trib3 gene encoding tribbles homolog 3 — MSVCLKRLLDEPQDHFLKCKNARLAPPPPDTARLPSCRPRSPASKPSHSQSLSRVGSYLLVEPCEGVETYRAVHVHTKQQYTCKVLPVLAYQEELAAYVRLGRHENICSPLDAVTGRDSVHVFLQGHHGDMHTYVRSKKRLGEEEAGHLFMQMLTAVTHCHHNGVILRDVKLRKFVFTDQNKTRLALLGFDDSVLLHGNHDDDSLMDRHGCPAYVSPELLSNTKTSYSGRAADIWSLGVSLYTMLVGRYPFQDAQPSALFAKIRKGAFSLPDGLSAQAKCLLGCMLRKVPAERLEAHELLMHPWLTNCCRTCHSDKTPHRNSHATPHSMKHSEDQVVPTWTDEQTHRS; from the exons ATGAGCGTGTGCCTGAAGAGGCTTCTGGATGAACCTCAGGACCACTTCCTGAAATGTAAAAACGCTCGCCTAGCTCCGCCCCCTCCAGACACAGCACGCCTGCCTTCCTGCAGGCCCAGAAGCCCTGCCTCTAAGCCCAGCCACAGCCAGTCCTTATCCAGAGTTGGGTCATACCTCCTTGTTGAACCTTGCGAGGGGGTGGAGACTTACCGGGCAGTTCACGTGCACACAAAACAACAGTACACGTGCaag GTGCTCCCTGTGCTCGCCTACCAGGAGGAGCTCGCCGCCTACGTCCGGCTCGGTCGCCATGAGAACATCTGCAGCCCGCTGGACGCAGTAACGGGACGGGACAGTGTGCACGTCTTCCTGCAGGGTCACCACGGGGACATGCACACGTACGTGCGCAGTAAGAAGCGCCTGGGTGAGGAGGAGGCGGGTCACCTGTTCATGCAGATGCTGACCGCCGTGACTCACTGCCACCATAACGGTGTCATCCTGAGAGACGTGAAGCTGCGAAAGTTTGTCTTCACCGACCAAAACAA AACCCGACTCGCCCTGCTCGGATTTGATGACTCTGTCCTACTGCACGGTAACCATGACGATGACTCCCTGATGGACAGGCATGGCTGCCCCGCCTATGTCAGCCCCGAGCTCCTGTCCAACACAAAGACGTCTTACTCAGGCCGCGCCGCCGACATCTGGAGCCTGGGCGTGTCCCTGTACACGATGCTGGTCGGACGTTACCCGTTCCAAGACGCGCAGCCCTCCGCCCTGTTCGCCAAGATTCGGAAAGGTGCGTTCAGCCTTCCTGATGGGCTGTCGGCGCAGGCCAAGTGTCTGCTTGGCTGCATGCTGAGGAAGGTGCCTGCTGAGAGACTGGAAGCACACGAGCTGCTGATGCACCCATGGCTGACCAACTGCTGCAGGACGTGTCACAGTGACAAAACGCCACATCGCAACTCACACGCCACACCGCACAGCATGAAACACAGTGAGGACCAGGTGGTGCCCACATGGACAGACGAACAGACACACAGGTCCTGA